One genomic region from Anopheles bellator chromosome 2, idAnoBellAS_SP24_06.2, whole genome shotgun sequence encodes:
- the LOC131207330 gene encoding uncharacterized protein LOC131207330: MAASVYATPPPDLSAGEEAALSDASNSSQTNSSHGSALKASKRTLSSSFLNAATTPGSGTTTLLGVTSSSDSLPDLSKKRRKQSMPSRFASANGAAIGASGPGDENGGQGEDQHRRTPSPAMDTAEEDGAEHGDESGLLSDEQQSNFQKIFLSNLSQLQQQHLQLQQSAEGPSLPDTFLASKLNSLISLSAAARASEGHRRRSIDDAEDDEGDLRRDGSSPDREPFNGRRESEEDRRSVDGPTASEVDPGVVNHHQAPRLSLKKELLFDPDWDGEIQRSGNSLPKPEDWISIAGLSFPFPPEAAAALSASGYLPQLPPLLGVPPFGGSGVDGAGGARPGGNVPPLRIFNPEAYCDLCNKEFCNKYFLKTHKANKHGIYEPSASSGGGAGGSSADGGPSFAAIANPFSSIHQMFQMHSAGAATSAEQLEKLGAPDTPPVPPAPPAQPTPAPKSTAQPPPPLRAAQSPKTTGGATNQIQPTVFCDICFKKFSSLSAMRKHRSKAHEVTAGQGQSQLQQQLQQQQQQQQHHHQQQQLQQQLQQHLQHQHYLAQVHHQADEGPKDSLDSGGCALPETRRSDSPLQLPDGFREDYLVEQEDASFTPQPRKLSPHSMQAARDANFAADKLRRLGVTNPEAFCEICCKEYCNKYFLRTHRLKRHGVLPTPDELKEERGCPPAPWLAPFLQTSPLNLIMGGGAAAATVAGGSDMVSAQLALQPSALKKFMAVVAAERDGDESGPKGSLEIKQELQLLSAKDDGEGEKLPGGGKPAPDNGSDEDAEAISVDLQKLQSMIMQLNDLNHQHQQHLGRKQLGLGCCGVCGKELANQYLLHAHMIQEHGPLGENNNNNGLGKVGSREPTPLTSGAGPLTPSGELLGAEVHGPSAAAPPSSTAPTPTDLPSPKREGFVTPDRPTTGGGGGPVGVPPPPAAAAVGYAERKAPFSLTPTSSYCEICNKELCNKYFMKTHMQRMHGIEIENGAQIGGVVCNICNKELCSKYFLRVHKHNTHGIVEEGSPLPQARQNGAQGTGAAGGGAGGGTDAGGVAENPTEPGTGTYVSPGGDPTTAAAAAAAAALLKPGEISDLSNRYYSHFTEVCPLCSRRFRSAKWLRAHLLSDHGKVVVDKLKELEQKLANGGPTATAGGNGVATGGSGGRSKSSSPAPLKVPNGLGDPPKYGQGKAPFGALSPAEAAKFLPKAAAAAAAAAAAAAAAAAAGGIPALFGPEQGASPMGGLKGYQCSYCSFATPLLPLLFIHERSHSSLTIVQQQLLHQHQHHQQQQQQQQQQQQQQEEAGGAFPSLLKSESAVSLAKESSPQQTMPGTASASSSSSVGSSSETPSSTPASTPVPSLSQEALNLQQQQQQQQQPPPPPPHRTGSPVVRPHSGYAMRASPPGPTKDTSPRTTPGGGEPNALLTEMANITQRPAVYALPQQSGPLMMQSFLIEESLSGGGRGSPGDPSVGAATLASAAAAAAADGADPTDHRFVPAVVFLPVKERILAPMTISFNLSPA, encoded by the coding sequence ATGGCTGCCTCGGTCTACGCAACGCCTCCGCCGGACCTGAGCGCCGGCGAGGAAGCGGCCCTCAGCGACGCATCCAACTCCTCGCAAACCAACAGCTCGCACGGCTCGGCGCTGAAGGCCTCTAAGCGAACCCTGTCCTCGTCCTTCCTGAACGCGGCGACCACCCCAGGCAGCGGTACCACCACCCTCCTCGGGGTCACGAGCTCCTCCGACTCGCTGCCGGACCTGTCGAAGAAGCGGCGCAAACAGTCGATGCCAagccgcttcgcttcggccaACGGCGCCGCCATCGgcgcgtccggtccgggcgatgaaaatggtGGCCAGGGCGAGGACCAGCACCGGCGGACACCCAGCCCGGCCATGGACACGGCGGAGGAGGACGGGGCCGAGCACGGGGACGAGAGCGGGCTGCTGTCGGACGAGCAGCAGAGCAACTTCCAGAAGATATTCCTCTCGAACCTGAGTCaattacagcagcagcacctccagctccagcagtCGGCCGAGGGCCCCTCCCTGCCCGACACCTTCCTGGCGTCGAAGCTGAACAGTCTGATCTCGCTGAGTGCGGCCGCGCGGGCATCCGAAGGACACCGCCGTCGGAGCATAGACGATGCCGAGGACGATGAAGGCGATCTGCGCCGCGACGGCAGTTCCCCCGACCGGGAACCGTTCAATGGGCGCCGGGAGAGCGAGGAAGATCGGAGGTCGGTCGATGGACCGACGGCCAGCGAGGTCGACCCGGGAGTCgtcaaccaccaccaggcgccGCGGCTGTCGCTCAAGAAGGAGCTCCTGTTCGATCCGGACTGGGATGGGGAGATCCAGCGGAGCGGCAACAGTCTGCCGAAACCGGAGGACTGGATCTCGATCGCGGGTCTCTCGTTCCCGtttccaccggaagcggcggccGCCCTGTCAGCGTCCGGCTACCTTCCGCAGCTACCGCCGCTGCTTGGCGTCCCACCGTTCGGGGGCTCCGGAGTGgacggtgctggcggtgccCGGCCAGGCGGCAACGTCCCGCCGCTGCGTATCTTCAACCCGGAGGCGTATTGCGATCTGTGCAACAAGGAGTTCTGCAACAAGTACTTCCTCAAGACGCACAAGGCCAACAAGCACGGCATCTACGAGCCGTCGGCCagtagcggcggcggtgccggtggctccagcgccgacggtggtCCATCcttcgccgccatcgccaacCCGTTCAGCTCGATCCACCAAATGTTCCAGATGCACTCGGCGGGAGCTGCGACCTCAGCGGAGCAGTTGGAGAAGCTCGGAGCACCTGACACGCCCCCGGTTCCCCCAGCACCCCCAGCACAACCCACACCGGCGCCGAAGTCCACCGctcagccgccgccgcctctcCGGGCGGCGCAGTCTCCGAAGACGACCGGTGGCGCCACCAACCAAATCCAGCCGACGGTATTCTGTGACATTTGTTTCAAGAAGTTTAGCAGCCTGAGCGCGATGCGCAAACACCGCAGCAAGGCGCACGAGGTGACAGCTGGGCAGGGTCAGAgtcagctgcagcaacagctacagcagcagcagcagcagcaacaacaccatcaccagcaacagcaactgcaacagcagctacagcaacacctccagcaccagcactaCCTGGCCCAGGTCCACCACCAGGCTGACGAGGGCCCGAAGGACTCCCTGGACTCCGGTGGCTGTGCGCTCCCCGAAACGCGCCGGAGCGATTCCCCCCTGCAGCTCCCGGACGGCTTCCGGGAGGACTACCTGGTGGAGCAGGAGGACGCCTCCTTCACGCCGCAGCCGCGCAAACTATCGCCACACTCGATGCAAGCCGCTCGGGATGCCAACTTCGCGGCCGACAAGCTCCGGCGGCTCGGCGTAACCAACCCGGAGGCATTCTGCGAAATCTGCTGCAAGGAGTACTGCAACAAGTACTTCCTCCGGACGCACCGGCTCAAGCGCCACGGTGTCCTGCCGACGCCGGACGAGCTGAAGGAGGAACGGGGTTGCCCCCCGGCCCCCTGGTTGGCCCCGTTCCTGCAGACCAGCCCACTGAACCTGATCATGGGCggtggcgccgccgccgccaccgtcgccggcggtTCCGACATGGTGAGCGCTCAGTTGGCACTCCAACCGTCGGCGCTCAAGAAGTtcatggcggtggtggcggccgaaCGGGATGGTGACGAGAGCGGGCCGAAGGGGTCGCTGGAGATTAAGCAGGAGCTGCAGCTCCTGTCGGCcaaggacgacggcgaggGAGAGAAGCTCCCCGGTGGAGGGAAGCCAGCGCCAGACAATGGAAGTGACGAGGACGCGGAAGCGATCAGCGTCGACTTGCAGAAGCTCCAGTCGATGATCATGCAGTTGAACGACCTGaaccatcagcaccagcagcacctggGCCGGAAGCAGCTGGGTCTCGGGTGTTGTGGGGTCTGCGGTAAGGAGCTGGCCAACCAATACCTGCTCCACGCGCACATGATCCAGGAGCACGGACCGCTCGGggagaacaacaacaacaacggtctGGGGAAGGTCGGTTCGCGGGAACCGACCCCGCTCACCTCGGGCGCTGGCCCCCTCACACCATCCGGGGAGCTACTCGGCGCCGAGGTCCACggaccgtcggcggcggcgccgccTTCGTCGACGGCACCGACTCCGACCGATCTGCCGAGCCCGAAACGCGAGGGCTTCGTGACCCCGGATCGTCCcacgaccggcggcggcggcggtcctgTGGgggttccaccaccaccggcggcggcggcggtgggctaCGCGGAACGCAAGGCGCCGTTCTCGCTGACGCCGACCAGCAGCTACTGCGAGATCTGCAACAAGGAGCTGTGCAACAAGTACTTCATGAAGACGCACATGCAGCGCATGCACGGCATCGAGATCGAGAACGGGGCACAGATCGGGGGCGTGGTGTGCAACATCTGCAACAAGGAGCTCTGCAGCAAGTACTTCCTGCGCGTCCACAAGCACAACACGCACGGCATCGTCGAGGAGGGCTCGCCGTTGCCGCAGGCCCGTCAGAACGGCGCCCAGGGAACGggggccgctggtggtggtgcaggggGTGGCACTGACGCGGGAGGGGTGGCTGAGAATCCTACTGAGCCTGGAACCGGCACCTATGTGTCGCCGGGCGGCGATCCTAcgacggcggctgcggcggctgctgcagccgccCTACTGAAGCCGGGCGAGATCAGTGACCTCAGCAACCGGTACTACTCGCACTTCACCGAGGTCTGCCCGCTCTGTAGCCGCCGGTTCCGCAGTGCCAAGTGGCTGAGGGCCCATCTGCTCAGCGACCACGGTAAGGTCGTGGTGGATAAGCTGAAGGAGCTGGAGCAGAAGCTTGCCAACGGAGGGCCGACCGCAACGGCGGGCGGCAACGGTGTAGCGACCGGTGGCTCGGGGGGCCGCAGCAAGTCGAGCAGCCCCGCCCCGCTGAAGGTCCCGAACGGGTTGGGGGACCCGCCCAAGTACGGCCAGGGTAAGGCGCCCTTCGGCGCTCTCAGCCCAGCCGAGGCGGCTAAGTTCCTGCCGaaggcggctgcggcggctgcggcggctgcggcggctgcggcggctgctgccgccgctggcgGCATCCCGGCTCTGTTCGGACCGGAACAGGGGGCCTCACCGATGGGCGGCCTGAAGGGATACCAGTGCTCGTACTGCTCCTTCGCCACCCCGCTGCTCCCGTTGCTGTTCATCCACGAGCGTTCCCACTCGAGCCTGACcatcgtccagcagcagctccttcaccagcaccagcaccaccagcaacagcaacagcaacaacaacagcagcagcagcagcaggaggaagCAGGTGGGGCCTTCCCGTCGCTGCTCAAGTCGGAATCGGCCGTTTCGCTGGCGAAGGAGAGCTCCCCCCAACAGACGATGCCCGGAACCGCCTCggcttcgtcgtcctcgtcggtggGTTCGTCCTCCGAGACGCCCTCATCCACGCCGGCCTCTACACCCGTGCCGTCGCTCTCGCAGGAGGCCCTCaaccttcagcagcagcagcagcagcagcagcaaccgccgccacctccTCCCCACCGCACCGGCAGTCCCGTGGTACGGCCACACTCTGGCTACGCCATGCGCGCATCCCCGCCCGGTCCCACCAAGGACACGTCGCCGCGGACGACTCCGGGCGGCGGTGAACCCAACGCCCTGCTCACGGAGATGGCCAACATCACGCAGCGGCCCGCCGTCTACGCGCTGCCCCAGCAGAGCGGCCCGCTCATGATGCAGTCCTTCCTGATCGAGGAGTCCCtgagtggcggtggccgtggctcCCCCGGTGACCCTTCGGTGGGTGCCGCAACCTTGGcctccgctgccgccgccgccgccgccgatggggCCGACCCGACGGATCACAGGTTCGTACCCGCCGTTGTTTTCTTGCCCGTCAAGGAGCGCATCCTCGCGCCGATGACGATATCCTTCAACCTGAGCCCCGCCTAA